The following proteins are co-located in the Carassius gibelio isolate Cgi1373 ecotype wild population from Czech Republic chromosome A21, carGib1.2-hapl.c, whole genome shotgun sequence genome:
- the LOC127941689 gene encoding magnesium transporter NIPA2-like isoform X1, with amino-acid sequence MKDVHLSSDLCSNGSVIRIFCPASVCVFDTGVCNTSFSVDSSNINSTVTTAALAINKWSNYNFWMGLSLAVLSAFLIGGSIILKKKALLHLASIGETRAAEGGHGYLKDWLWWGGLLTMGGGEAANFTAYMFAPATVVTPLGALSVLISAVLSSHFFGETMNLLGKLGCMLSILGSTIMVIHAPEEEEVTTLTEMTEKLLDPGFLVFASTLLVACMLLIFYVSPRFGQTNILVYISICSLLGAFTVSSVKGLGIAIRTMFSDLSVVRHPLTWILLLTLIGSIIIQVNYLNKSLDTFNTLLVYPIYYVFFTTVVLSTSVILFKEWGAMSGVDVVGTIGGFLVIVIGVSMLHLFKDMNMCFEDLRSNLYQPQSPSKMEDKHMLIENIDSLPPMREEGPRVFIIS; translated from the exons ATGAAAGACGTACACCTGTCATCCGATTTATGTAGCAATG GTTCAGTAATAAGGATCTTCTGTCCCgcctctgtttgtgtgtttgacacGGGGGTTTGCAACACATCTTTTAGTGTAGACAGCTCTAATATAAACTCTACAGTCACCACAGCAGCTCTCGCCATCAACAAATGGAGCAACTACAATTTCTGGATGGGCTTGTCGCTGGCCGTGCTCTCAGCTTTCCTCATAGGAGGAAGCATTATACTGAAGAAGAAGGCGTTGCTGCATTTGGCCAGTATTGGGGAAACGAGAGCAG CTGAGGGAGGTCATGGGTACCTGAAGGACTGGTTGTGGTGGGGAGGCCTTTTGACAA TGGGTGGAGGTGAAGCGGCAAACTTCACAGCGTACATGTTTGCTCCAGCCACAGTGGTGACCCCTTTAGGAGCTCTCAGTGTTCTTATCAG TGCAGTTCTGTCCTCCCACTTCTTCGGAGAAACAATGAATCTGCTTGGAAAACTTGGCTGCATGCTCAGCATACTGGGAAGCACTATAATGGTTATACATGCACCTGAAGAGGAAGAAGTGACGACGCTTACAGAAATGACAGAGAAACTGTTGGATCCTG GTTTTTTAGTGTTTGCCAGTACTCTGCTGGTTGCTTGTATGCTCCTGATCTTCTACGTCTCCCCTCGCTTCGGTCAAACTAACATATTAGTCTACATTAGCATCTGCTCTCTGCTCGGAGCGTTCACTGTGTCCTCGGTCAAAGGCCTCGGCATCGCGATACGCACCATGTTCTCTGACCTCTCAGTGGTCCGTCACCCTCTCACCTGGATTCTTTTGCTGACCTTAATCGGATCCATCATCATCCAGGTCAACTATCTGAATAAGTCGCTGGACACCTTCAATACGCTCTTGGTATATCCCATCTACTATGTCTTCTTCACCACCGTAGTCCTGAGCACCTCTGTGATTCTCTTTAAAGAATGGGGAGCCATGTCAGGAGTGGATGTGGTGGGCACCATCGGGGGCTTCCTGGTGATCGTGATCGGGGTGAGCATGTTACACCTCTTCAAAGACATGAACATGTGTTTTGAAGATCTAAGAAGCAATCTTTATCAGCCACAGAGCCCGTCAAAGATGGAGGACAAGCACATGCTCATAGAGAACATAGACAGCCTGCCGCCTATGAGAGAGGAAGGGCCCAGAGTCTTCATCATCAGCTGA
- the rab34b gene encoding ras-related protein Rab-34 isoform X1 — protein sequence MMNSLPPVKGNRIICELPLYFTRDAAVHTKDGFNITVKDACQGQKTGLNVAKVIVVGDVGVGKTCLINRFCKDSFDKTYKATIGVDFEMERFEVLGVPFSLQLWDTAGQERFRCIASTYYRGAQAIIVVFDLSNYSSLDHAREWLEDAMRDNDPSSVLLFLVGTKKDLSHPEQLAVMEQEAVRISEEIRAEYWAVSALSGESVRDFFLRVASLTFEATVLSELERNNSRQASDIVKISNNCDENFKKRQSSCCR from the exons ATGATGAACTCTCTACCCCCTGTGAAAGGAAACAGGATCATCTGTGAACTCCCTTTG TACTTTACAAGGGATGCTGCAGTGCACACCAAAGATGGCTTCAATATTACCGTTAAAGATGCATGTCAAGGACAGAAAACAGG ATTGAATGTAGCCAAGGTCATTGTTGTTGGTGATGTAGGAGTTGGAAAGACCTGTTTAATAAACAG ATTCTGCAAAGACTCATTTGACAAGACATACAAAGCAACTATTGGAGTGGATTTTGAGATGGAGAGATTTGAGGTCCTCGGGGTGCCCTTCAGTTTGCAGTT GTGGGACACAGCAGGTCAGGAAAGATTCAGATGCATTGCATCCACATACTACAGAGGAGCTCAAG CCATCATTGTTGTCTTTGACCTGAGCAATTATAGCTCTTTGGATCATGCAAG AGAGTGGCTTGAAGATGCCATGAGAGACAATGACCCATCTAGTGTTCTCCTCTTCCTCGTGGGAACCAAAAAGGATCTTAGT CACCCAGAGCAGTTGGCTGTAATGGAGCAAGAAGCCGTTCGGATCTCAGAGGAAATCAGAGCCGAGTATTGGGCCGTGTCTGCGCTGTCAG GGGAAAGTGTGAGAGATTTTTTCCTCAGGGTTGCATCGCTTACATTTGAGGCGACTGTGTTATCTGAGCTGGAGAGGAACAACTCTAGACAAGCGAGTGATATTGTCA AAATCTCGAACAATTGTGATGAAAATTTTAAAAAGAGACAATCCAGCTGCTGTCGTTGA
- the rpl23a gene encoding 60S ribosomal protein L23a produces the protein MAPKAKKEAVPAKTEAKSKALKAKKAVLKGVHSQRKKKIRTTPTFHRPKTLRLRRQPKYPRKSAPRRNKLDHYAIIKFPLTTESAMKKIEDNNTLVFIVDVKANKHQIKHAVKKLYDIDVAKVNTLIRPDGEKKAYVRLAPDYDALDVANKIGII, from the exons ATGGCACCGAAGGCGAAGAAGGAAG CTGTCCCGGCCAAGACTGAGGCCAAGTCCAAGGCCCTTAAAGCCAAGAAGGCTGTGCTGAAGGGTGTCCACAGCCAGAGGAAGAAGAAGATCAGGACCACCCCGACCTTCCACCGGCCCAAGACCCTGCGTCTGAGGAGGCAGCCTAAGTACCCTAGGAAGAGTGCTCCCCGCAGAAACAA GTTGGACCATTATGCCATCATCAAGTTCCCCCTGACAACCGAGTCAGCCATGAAGAAGATTGAGGACAACAACACTCTGGTGTTCATTGTTGACGTCAAGGCTAACAAGCATCAGATTAAACACGCTGTCAAGAAACTGTACGACATCGATGTGGCTAAAGTCAACACACTGATCAG GCCTGATGGTGAAAAGAAGGCATACGTTCGTCTTGCACCAGATTACGATGCCTTGGATGTTGCAAACAAG ATTGGCATCATCTAA
- the rab34b gene encoding ras-related protein Rab-34 isoform X2 gives MMNSLPPVKGNRIICELPLYFTRDAAVHTKDGFNITVKDACQGQKTGLNVAKVIVVGDVGVGKTCLINRFCKDSFDKTYKATIGVDFEMERFEVLGVPFSLQLWDTAGQERFRCIASTYYRGAQAIIVVFDLSNYSSLDHAREWLEDAMRDNDPSSVLLFLVGTKKDLSHPEQLAVMEQEAVRISEEIRAEYWAVSALSGESVRDFFLRVASLTFEATVLSELERNNSRQASDIKSRTIVMKILKRDNPAAVVD, from the exons ATGATGAACTCTCTACCCCCTGTGAAAGGAAACAGGATCATCTGTGAACTCCCTTTG TACTTTACAAGGGATGCTGCAGTGCACACCAAAGATGGCTTCAATATTACCGTTAAAGATGCATGTCAAGGACAGAAAACAGG ATTGAATGTAGCCAAGGTCATTGTTGTTGGTGATGTAGGAGTTGGAAAGACCTGTTTAATAAACAG ATTCTGCAAAGACTCATTTGACAAGACATACAAAGCAACTATTGGAGTGGATTTTGAGATGGAGAGATTTGAGGTCCTCGGGGTGCCCTTCAGTTTGCAGTT GTGGGACACAGCAGGTCAGGAAAGATTCAGATGCATTGCATCCACATACTACAGAGGAGCTCAAG CCATCATTGTTGTCTTTGACCTGAGCAATTATAGCTCTTTGGATCATGCAAG AGAGTGGCTTGAAGATGCCATGAGAGACAATGACCCATCTAGTGTTCTCCTCTTCCTCGTGGGAACCAAAAAGGATCTTAGT CACCCAGAGCAGTTGGCTGTAATGGAGCAAGAAGCCGTTCGGATCTCAGAGGAAATCAGAGCCGAGTATTGGGCCGTGTCTGCGCTGTCAG GGGAAAGTGTGAGAGATTTTTTCCTCAGGGTTGCATCGCTTACATTTGAGGCGACTGTGTTATCTGAGCTGGAGAGGAACAACTCTAGACAAGCGAGTGATATT AAATCTCGAACAATTGTGATGAAAATTTTAAAAAGAGACAATCCAGCTGCTGTCGTTGACTAA
- the LOC127941689 gene encoding magnesium transporter NIPA4-like isoform X2 — protein MGLSLAVLSAFLIGGSIILKKKALLHLASIGETRAAEGGHGYLKDWLWWGGLLTMGGGEAANFTAYMFAPATVVTPLGALSVLISAVLSSHFFGETMNLLGKLGCMLSILGSTIMVIHAPEEEEVTTLTEMTEKLLDPGFLVFASTLLVACMLLIFYVSPRFGQTNILVYISICSLLGAFTVSSVKGLGIAIRTMFSDLSVVRHPLTWILLLTLIGSIIIQVNYLNKSLDTFNTLLVYPIYYVFFTTVVLSTSVILFKEWGAMSGVDVVGTIGGFLVIVIGVSMLHLFKDMNMCFEDLRSNLYQPQSPSKMEDKHMLIENIDSLPPMREEGPRVFIIS, from the exons ATGGGCTTGTCGCTGGCCGTGCTCTCAGCTTTCCTCATAGGAGGAAGCATTATACTGAAGAAGAAGGCGTTGCTGCATTTGGCCAGTATTGGGGAAACGAGAGCAG CTGAGGGAGGTCATGGGTACCTGAAGGACTGGTTGTGGTGGGGAGGCCTTTTGACAA TGGGTGGAGGTGAAGCGGCAAACTTCACAGCGTACATGTTTGCTCCAGCCACAGTGGTGACCCCTTTAGGAGCTCTCAGTGTTCTTATCAG TGCAGTTCTGTCCTCCCACTTCTTCGGAGAAACAATGAATCTGCTTGGAAAACTTGGCTGCATGCTCAGCATACTGGGAAGCACTATAATGGTTATACATGCACCTGAAGAGGAAGAAGTGACGACGCTTACAGAAATGACAGAGAAACTGTTGGATCCTG GTTTTTTAGTGTTTGCCAGTACTCTGCTGGTTGCTTGTATGCTCCTGATCTTCTACGTCTCCCCTCGCTTCGGTCAAACTAACATATTAGTCTACATTAGCATCTGCTCTCTGCTCGGAGCGTTCACTGTGTCCTCGGTCAAAGGCCTCGGCATCGCGATACGCACCATGTTCTCTGACCTCTCAGTGGTCCGTCACCCTCTCACCTGGATTCTTTTGCTGACCTTAATCGGATCCATCATCATCCAGGTCAACTATCTGAATAAGTCGCTGGACACCTTCAATACGCTCTTGGTATATCCCATCTACTATGTCTTCTTCACCACCGTAGTCCTGAGCACCTCTGTGATTCTCTTTAAAGAATGGGGAGCCATGTCAGGAGTGGATGTGGTGGGCACCATCGGGGGCTTCCTGGTGATCGTGATCGGGGTGAGCATGTTACACCTCTTCAAAGACATGAACATGTGTTTTGAAGATCTAAGAAGCAATCTTTATCAGCCACAGAGCCCGTCAAAGATGGAGGACAAGCACATGCTCATAGAGAACATAGACAGCCTGCCGCCTATGAGAGAGGAAGGGCCCAGAGTCTTCATCATCAGCTGA
- the LOC127941699 gene encoding TLC domain-containing protein 1 produces MATWLNEVQKHPALYVLCCSVTFRILHRFLQTVPSPGTVDTDPWRTWKWRNLSVSLVHSLLTGIWAVTCVIQHPVMVHEIHSTYTPSAYMLVVVSSGYFIQDAGDIIFSGYAKASWEFLLHHVMVIWCFLYAVFTHQYVAGAVVALFVEVNSVFLHTRLLLKLAKVAHNSFIYTVNKLLNVVTYTTFRLGAQFYLTWYLIHHYSTLDHALYFLITMMLMNIMILIYFYRLLRTDFFSKRHPHNSGRKFAED; encoded by the exons ATGGCCACATGGCTGAATGAAGTCCAGAAGCATCCAGCCCTGTATGTCTTGTGCTGTTCTGTAACCTTCAGGATCCTTCACAGGTTCCTGCAGACTGTGCCCAGTCCCGGGACAGTGGACACAGACCCCTGGAGGACGTGGAAATGGAGGAACCTCTCAGTGTCACTCGTCCACTCACTGCTGACTGGCATCTGGGCCGTCACCTG TGTCATACAGCATCCTGTGATGGTGCATGAAATCCACTCCACCTACACCCCATCAGCATACATGCTAGTCGTCGTCTCCTCTG GCTACTTCATTCAGGATGCTGGTGACATTATTTTTAGTGGCTACGCAAAAGCATCTTGGGAGTTTTTACTTCACCATGTTATG GTGATCTGGTGTTTCCTGTACGCTGTGTTCACTCATCAGTATGTGGCAGGCGCAGTGGTGGCTTTATTTGTGGAGGTGAACAGTGTGTTCCTACACACACGTTTATTGCTCAAACTGGCTAAGGTGGCCCACAACTCTTTCATCTACACCGTTAACAAACTGTTAAATGTGGTGACCTACACGACCTTCCGGCTCGGAGCACAGTTTTACCTCACCTGGTATCTAATACACCACTACTCAACGTTGGATCATGCCCTCTACTTCCTGATAACCATGATGCTCATGAACATCATGATTCTCATCTACTTCTACCGCCTCCTCCGAACCGACTTCTTCAGCAAGAGGCATCCTCACAACAGTGGTCGTAAATTTGCTGAGGACTAA